One region of Hydrogenispora ethanolica genomic DNA includes:
- a CDS encoding porin: MKKLLVLALSAMLVLGFSFAAMAETKVTFAGEGQFGYDLEKDVDLSEFNINVTAATDNVTLFGKIKTEKATNDKSNYMTDEAWASVAIGSATVKAGFFGWGFGGSKDLLDVAKDFKSQTGLSITAPIAEGFTGKLFYSLNASTYEIGTADGAVAAGLDYANDVWGAGVAFGDTKKDNDQKVTGVTAFFIPVEGLKTYVTYTTQSYKAGSDEDDLLVGFYWTPVDNPFELRAEYNTEDSNASKANDWAVRAFYKLNANAKLRYDIANKDDKDESSIRIVVSF; encoded by the coding sequence CGCCGGTGAGGGACAGTTCGGTTATGATTTGGAAAAAGATGTAGACCTTAGTGAATTTAATATTAATGTTACTGCGGCGACGGATAACGTCACACTGTTTGGTAAAATTAAAACAGAAAAGGCAACGAATGATAAGAGTAATTATATGACCGATGAAGCTTGGGCTTCCGTGGCGATCGGTTCGGCTACAGTAAAAGCAGGTTTCTTCGGTTGGGGTTTTGGCGGATCGAAAGACCTTCTGGATGTCGCCAAGGATTTCAAGTCCCAGACTGGCTTATCCATCACTGCTCCGATTGCCGAAGGTTTTACGGGAAAATTGTTCTATTCCTTGAATGCGAGCACTTATGAAATTGGCACCGCGGATGGTGCTGTTGCAGCGGGTCTTGACTATGCCAACGATGTTTGGGGCGCGGGCGTTGCTTTCGGTGATACCAAAAAAGATAATGATCAAAAAGTCACTGGCGTTACCGCTTTCTTTATTCCGGTGGAAGGTCTGAAAACTTATGTTACCTATACTACCCAGAGCTATAAAGCGGGTTCTGACGAGGATGATTTATTAGTTGGTTTCTATTGGACCCCGGTTGACAATCCTTTCGAACTCAGAGCCGAATACAATACCGAAGACAGTAATGCCTCCAAAGCTAACGATTGGGCTGTTCGGGCTTTTTACAAACTTAACGCTAATGCAAAACTGCGTTATGACATCGCTAACAAAGACGATAAGGACGAAAGCTCAATTCGGATCGTCGTTAGTTTCTAA
- a CDS encoding TldD/PmbA family protein, with translation MRVEGSEFLRGAKSDLEKLVGELAQYFQYVSILATDSWGKRYGVQKSGVQVEESRWTERGFVARVFNGRNYSEYSFNQLQPVADMVDAVREAAERSLRRMTQAGAPVARLPLIEETETEGSFHGEVGILPGRMSVADKLARLAEIRDQAFAQSERLVDFRAIYEEVQVAKVFLSQRKQLEQAYVWSQGYLFPIVRRDGRTKRAFRAFSGLKGPELLEEMAGAVPASIQLAESLLDAAAVPPGEYEVICAPEVVGLIAHEAFGHGVEMDMFVKKRAKAEEYLGQAVASPLVTMHDGAAAACHVSSYWFDDEGTPAGDTIIIDAGILRTGISDLLSALRLGTPPTGNGKRESFERKAYARMTNTFFAPGNDRLEEMIASIRHGYLLDGAESGMEDPKNWGIQCMVLRGQEIRDGRLTGKLVSPVLMTGYVPDLLRSISMVSGEVRLFGSGACGKGHKEWAKVSDGGPYIKAKARLG, from the coding sequence ATGCGGGTCGAAGGTTCCGAATTTTTGCGCGGGGCGAAGTCCGACTTGGAGAAGTTGGTCGGGGAATTGGCCCAATATTTTCAGTACGTTTCCATTCTAGCAACTGATAGCTGGGGCAAGCGTTACGGGGTCCAGAAAAGCGGCGTCCAGGTGGAGGAGTCCCGCTGGACGGAGCGGGGCTTCGTGGCGCGGGTCTTCAACGGCCGGAATTACTCGGAGTATTCCTTTAATCAACTGCAGCCGGTGGCGGATATGGTTGACGCCGTCCGGGAGGCGGCGGAGCGGTCCTTGCGCCGGATGACGCAGGCCGGCGCGCCGGTGGCCCGGTTACCGTTGATTGAGGAGACGGAGACGGAAGGAAGCTTTCACGGCGAGGTGGGGATCCTGCCCGGCCGGATGAGCGTGGCGGATAAGTTGGCCCGGCTGGCGGAGATCCGGGATCAAGCCTTCGCCCAGTCGGAGCGGCTGGTGGACTTCCGGGCCATTTACGAGGAGGTCCAGGTCGCCAAGGTCTTCCTCTCCCAGCGGAAACAGCTGGAACAGGCCTATGTCTGGAGCCAGGGCTATCTCTTTCCCATCGTCCGCCGCGACGGCCGGACTAAGCGGGCTTTTCGGGCTTTCTCCGGCCTGAAAGGTCCGGAGCTGCTGGAAGAGATGGCCGGAGCCGTCCCCGCGAGCATCCAGTTGGCCGAGAGCCTGTTGGACGCGGCGGCGGTGCCGCCCGGCGAATACGAGGTGATCTGCGCGCCGGAGGTGGTCGGCCTCATCGCCCATGAGGCATTCGGACATGGCGTGGAGATGGATATGTTCGTCAAAAAGCGGGCCAAGGCCGAGGAGTATCTGGGCCAGGCGGTGGCGTCCCCGCTGGTCACCATGCATGACGGCGCGGCGGCCGCCTGCCATGTCTCTTCCTATTGGTTCGATGACGAAGGAACCCCGGCCGGCGATACGATCATCATCGACGCCGGGATCCTCCGGACCGGCATCTCCGACCTGCTCTCCGCCTTGCGGCTGGGGACGCCTCCCACCGGCAACGGCAAGCGGGAATCCTTCGAGCGGAAAGCCTACGCCCGGATGACCAACACCTTCTTCGCACCGGGGAACGATCGGCTGGAAGAGATGATCGCTTCCATCCGCCACGGTTATTTGCTGGACGGCGCCGAGAGCGGCATGGAGGATCCCAAAAACTGGGGCATCCAATGCATGGTGCTGCGGGGTCAGGAGATCCGGGACGGACGGCTCACCGGCAAGCTGGTCTCGCCGGTGCTGATGACCGGCTATGTGCCGGATCTGCTCCGGTCGATCTCGATGGTCTCCGGCGAGGTCCGCTTATTCGGCTCCGGGGCCTGCGGCAAAGGCCACAAAGAATGGGCCAAGGTATCCGACGGCGGCCCCTACATCAAGGCGAAAGCGAGGTTGGGCTGA
- a CDS encoding metallopeptidase TldD-related protein — protein MIEMIRQILQNHPEVDAFTIGAELTESLELFFIRRELDMNRAKKVAHYRVTVYKDFEADGVRYRGSAQVEIHPTLSGPEIRRAVADAVFAAALVRNPWYPLVEPAPLIVEAPPGNFGTGDLADWLPALTEALYRNDCHEAGWINSAEVFLNRIKLRLVNSAGVDRSRVAYGAELEVIVNWREADHEVEIFRDLHFAAFGPDAIAAQVREMLHYGREKALARLTPALRQYTVILTGEPVREFFRYYQAQVGAQNVYEGTSLFKVGQSVQGDAVRGDRISLSLDPTLPFSTASSPFDPDGLPVQPVVIVRDGRLLRYRGDTRYASYLGVPPTGNIANLVIDGGSRPLAELKADPYLEIASFSDFQMDPLTGDFGGEIRLGWYNDGHQTVPVSGGSISGNIRAVQEEMYLSRELQQENNFVGPQSVKLLNVSVTGAQ, from the coding sequence ATGATTGAGATGATTCGCCAGATTTTGCAGAACCATCCGGAGGTCGACGCCTTTACGATCGGGGCCGAGCTGACCGAATCCCTGGAACTGTTCTTCATCCGCCGGGAGCTGGACATGAACCGGGCCAAGAAAGTAGCTCATTACCGGGTGACCGTCTATAAGGATTTCGAAGCGGACGGAGTCCGCTACCGGGGTTCCGCCCAGGTTGAGATCCATCCTACCCTGTCCGGGCCGGAGATCCGGCGGGCGGTCGCCGACGCGGTCTTCGCCGCCGCCCTGGTCCGCAATCCCTGGTATCCCCTGGTCGAACCGGCCCCCTTGATCGTCGAGGCGCCGCCCGGCAATTTCGGTACGGGCGATCTCGCCGACTGGCTCCCGGCCCTGACCGAGGCCTTGTACCGGAATGATTGCCACGAAGCGGGTTGGATCAACTCCGCCGAGGTCTTCCTGAACCGGATCAAACTGCGGCTGGTGAATTCCGCCGGGGTCGACCGGAGCCGCGTCGCTTATGGAGCGGAGCTGGAAGTGATCGTCAACTGGCGGGAGGCCGACCATGAGGTGGAGATCTTCCGGGATCTGCACTTCGCCGCCTTCGGACCGGATGCCATCGCCGCCCAGGTCCGGGAGATGCTCCATTACGGGCGGGAGAAGGCCTTGGCCCGGCTGACGCCGGCGCTGCGCCAATATACCGTGATCCTGACCGGAGAGCCGGTGCGCGAGTTCTTCCGGTATTATCAGGCCCAGGTCGGGGCGCAGAATGTTTATGAAGGGACCTCGCTCTTCAAGGTCGGGCAATCGGTCCAGGGCGACGCGGTCCGGGGCGATCGCATCAGCCTGAGCCTGGATCCGACCTTGCCGTTCTCCACCGCGTCCAGTCCGTTCGACCCCGATGGCCTGCCGGTGCAGCCGGTGGTGATCGTTCGGGACGGCCGGCTCCTCCGGTACCGGGGCGACACCCGTTACGCCTCTTACCTGGGTGTCCCGCCCACCGGCAACATTGCCAATCTGGTGATCGACGGCGGTAGCCGTCCGCTGGCGGAGTTGAAAGCGGACCCGTATCTGGAGATCGCCTCGTTCTCGGACTTTCAGATGGACCCCCTGACCGGGGATTTCGGCGGGGAGATTCGGCTGGGATGGTATAACGACGGCCATCAAACCGTCCCCGTCAGCGGTGGTTCCATCTCCGGCAACATCCGCGCCGTCCAGGAGGAGATGTATCT